From the Nodularia sp. NIES-3585 genome, one window contains:
- a CDS encoding ABC transporter substrate-binding protein, producing the protein MPKMNTALALSIATLAMGFLLGACENADNTNTTADSSQGLKIGSLLPATGDLAAIGQQMAGSVPLLVETVNACEGVNGQPVTLVEVDDQTDPRAGAAGMTKLATLDKVAGVVGSFASSVSTAAVSVAVPNQVMMISPGSTSPVFTEKAQQGDFKGFWARTAPPDTYQALALAQLANQKGFKRVSTVVINNDYGVGFERAFVETFEKLGGTVINKDQPVRYDPKAQTFDTEAAAAFAGKPDAVIAVLYAETGSLLLKTAYQQGLTDGVQILLTDGVKAPTFPDQVGKGADGRYLLAGAVGTVPGSDGKALAAFNKLWQAKKGSSPGEYAPQAWDAAALLVLAAQAAQENTGVGIANKIREVANEPGTEVTDVCEGLKLLREGQDINYQGASGNVDVDANGDVVGVYDVWTVEADGKIQVIDKVNPSPE; encoded by the coding sequence ATGCCAAAAATGAATACTGCCTTAGCGTTAAGTATAGCTACCCTAGCAATGGGTTTCCTTTTGGGAGCTTGCGAAAATGCTGATAACACGAATACCACAGCCGATAGTAGTCAAGGGTTAAAAATTGGTTCTTTACTACCAGCCACTGGTGATTTAGCTGCCATTGGACAGCAAATGGCAGGATCAGTTCCTTTGCTAGTGGAAACTGTGAACGCTTGTGAAGGTGTAAATGGGCAACCAGTCACCCTCGTAGAAGTAGACGACCAAACTGACCCCAGAGCAGGTGCGGCCGGGATGACTAAATTGGCAACTCTGGATAAAGTAGCGGGTGTAGTTGGTTCCTTTGCGAGCAGCGTTTCTACTGCTGCTGTCTCAGTTGCAGTCCCTAATCAAGTGATGATGATTTCCCCTGGTAGTACCAGTCCAGTTTTTACAGAAAAAGCACAACAAGGTGACTTTAAAGGTTTTTGGGCGCGGACTGCTCCTCCTGATACCTACCAAGCATTAGCATTAGCTCAATTAGCTAATCAAAAAGGTTTCAAGCGAGTTTCCACAGTTGTGATTAATAACGACTATGGCGTTGGGTTTGAAAGAGCCTTTGTAGAAACTTTTGAAAAATTGGGTGGAACCGTAATTAATAAAGATCAGCCTGTCCGCTATGATCCTAAAGCTCAAACATTTGATACCGAAGCTGCTGCTGCTTTTGCGGGAAAACCAGATGCAGTTATAGCCGTTCTCTACGCTGAAACAGGCAGTCTCCTCCTCAAAACTGCTTACCAACAAGGTTTAACTGATGGTGTGCAAATTCTGCTCACCGATGGAGTTAAAGCACCCACTTTTCCCGACCAAGTAGGCAAAGGCGCTGATGGTAGATATCTCTTAGCTGGGGCGGTGGGTACAGTACCCGGTTCCGATGGTAAAGCATTAGCAGCTTTTAACAAGCTCTGGCAAGCGAAAAAAGGCAGTTCCCCAGGGGAATACGCTCCCCAAGCTTGGGATGCTGCGGCTTTGTTGGTACTTGCAGCACAAGCGGCGCAGGAAAACACAGGTGTTGGTATTGCTAACAAAATCCGTGAAGTTGCTAATGAACCTGGTACAGAAGTGACTGATGTCTGCGAGGGGCTGAAATTACTGCGAGAGGGTCAAGACATTAACTATCAAGGCGCAAGCGGTAATGTTGATGTTGATGCTAACGGTGATGTTGTTGGTGTCTACGATGTTTGGACTGTAGAAGCAGATGGCAAAATTCAAGTGATTGACAAAGTTAATCCCAGTCCTGAATAG
- a CDS encoding HEAT repeat domain-containing protein — protein MVNHINQLLVQAKAASDAADWSLLTQYLQQLMLKLDSTHPELDQNRQWVLKLALSILEMGDFQQRWDIAKVLRQLGNIAIPPLIDLLSDEDAEEDLRWYAVRTLGEFQHPDAIVSLVDLLKTSDNQELKAMAASSLGQMGTLAITALTQLLAEEETRLLAVRSLAYIRTQETITPLLSVVQDSQAAVRSATLEALSSFHHQSVPPVLLKALDDVAAPVRRAAVQGLGFRPDLCTELDLVAKLQPRLSDFNLEVCCAAAIALSRMGTDAAAQHLFQVLISANTPLKLQLEIIRALVWVETLSGLAYLQQALDQTRSETLWQEIITVLGQVQKPQLITPAAEILLAVLQSQHLVTVANPFGARIKSAIALGLGQLGNNQAVQPLILLLADGNQMVKLNAIAALKKLDKEAAYQQLQQLANNSTLTPDFQQGVAIALAEW, from the coding sequence ATGGTGAATCATATCAACCAGCTTTTAGTCCAAGCAAAAGCCGCATCCGATGCAGCAGATTGGTCTTTGCTAACTCAATATTTACAACAATTGATGCTGAAACTAGATTCTACCCACCCAGAATTAGATCAAAATCGGCAGTGGGTGCTGAAATTAGCACTCTCAATTTTAGAAATGGGAGATTTTCAGCAACGTTGGGATATTGCTAAAGTGTTGCGACAACTGGGAAACATTGCTATCCCCCCGTTGATTGATCTTCTCTCAGATGAAGATGCGGAAGAAGATTTACGTTGGTATGCAGTTCGCACTTTGGGGGAGTTTCAACACCCAGATGCCATAGTCTCTTTAGTGGATTTGCTAAAAACTAGCGACAATCAAGAACTCAAGGCTATGGCGGCATCATCTTTAGGGCAAATGGGAACTTTGGCGATTACTGCACTAACTCAACTTCTGGCTGAGGAAGAGACAAGGCTTTTAGCAGTGCGATCGCTTGCTTATATTCGCACTCAGGAGACGATTACACCTTTATTGAGTGTTGTTCAAGATTCACAAGCGGCAGTCCGCAGCGCCACTCTAGAAGCCCTCAGCAGCTTTCATCACCAAAGTGTACCACCAGTGCTATTAAAGGCATTGGATGACGTTGCCGCCCCTGTCAGACGTGCAGCAGTGCAGGGTTTAGGTTTTCGCCCTGATTTATGTACAGAATTAGATTTAGTCGCAAAATTGCAACCAAGATTATCCGATTTTAATCTTGAGGTTTGTTGTGCAGCTGCGATCGCTCTTTCTCGAATGGGTACTGATGCGGCAGCCCAGCATTTATTTCAGGTGTTAATTTCAGCCAATACACCACTCAAACTGCAATTAGAAATTATCCGCGCTTTAGTCTGGGTAGAGACTTTATCCGGTTTGGCGTATCTGCAACAAGCACTTGATCAAACCAGATCAGAAACACTCTGGCAGGAAATTATCACAGTTTTGGGGCAAGTGCAAAAGCCGCAGTTAATCACACCAGCCGCCGAAATTTTATTAGCTGTTTTGCAGTCACAGCATCTGGTCACAGTGGCAAATCCTTTTGGGGCTAGGATTAAAAGTGCGATCGCTTTGGGGTTGGGGCAGTTAGGAAATAACCAGGCTGTTCAACCATTGATTTTGTTGCTAGCAGATGGCAATCAAATGGTCAAATTAAATGCGATCGCGGCACTGAAAAAGCTGGACAAAGAAGCCGCATATCAACAATTACAGCAATTAGCCAATAATTCCACACTCACACCAGATTTCCAACAAGGAGTAGCGATCGCTCTGGCGGAATGGTAG
- a CDS encoding ubiquinol-cytochrome c reductase iron-sulfur subunit: protein MKRRDFINWVGLGAIISSLPVAIAACSDQTITSDDWQTVGTVAELDKDGQFSFKNLPSVNVLVVGTSKSENLIAVNPTCTHSGCTVTWNTEGNKFKCPCHGAEYGSDGQVQRGPATKPLKTYTAKIENNSVLVKQN, encoded by the coding sequence ATGAAACGTCGTGATTTCATTAATTGGGTAGGTTTGGGTGCAATAATTAGTAGCTTACCAGTAGCGATCGCGGCTTGTTCTGACCAAACAATTACATCTGACGATTGGCAGACTGTGGGTACTGTGGCAGAGTTAGATAAAGATGGTCAATTCTCATTCAAAAACTTGCCATCTGTCAATGTTTTAGTAGTCGGTACATCGAAAAGCGAAAATCTCATTGCTGTTAACCCTACTTGTACTCACTCAGGTTGCACCGTGACATGGAACACTGAAGGCAATAAATTTAAATGTCCTTGTCATGGTGCAGAATATGGCAGTGATGGTCAGGTGCAAAGAGGCCCGGCTACAAAACCACTCAAAACTTACACTGCCAAAATTGAGAATAATTCTGTTTTAGTTAAACAAAATTAG
- a CDS encoding NAD(P)H-quinone oxidoreductase subunit 4, whose amino-acid sequence MMADQFPWLTAIVLLPFIAALVIPVLPDKDGKLVRWYALGVGVVDLILMCYAFWHHYDASNATFQLEENYSWMPQLGLNWAVAVDGLSVPFVLLAGLVTTLAIFSAWQVDRRPRLFYFLMLVLYSAQVGVFVAKDLLLFFIMWEVELIPVYLLICIWGGQKRRYAATKFLIYTAAASIFILVAALAMGLYGGGNVSFDLVDLGLKDYPLNLELLLYAGLLIAFGVKLAVFPMHTWLPDAHGEASSPVSMILAGVLLKMGGYGLIRLNLEILSDAHIYFAPVLAILGVVNIIYGALNSFAQGNMKRRLAYSSISHMGFVLLGIASFTDLGISGAMLQMISHGLIASVLFFLAGVTYDRTRTMIMDDLGGIGQVMPKVFALFTISAMASLALPGMSGFVGELAVFVGITTSDVYSSAFCIVTVFLAAVGVILTPIYLLNLLRKVFYGSSAALMCDVNNAALENQEDEGTACFGTDCLLPDETIYSDAKPREIFIAACFLVLIIGIGFYPKLAMQIYDVKTVAVNAQVRQSLMTISQTNPHVYAQGLLVPTIATPEVAPVLGVIK is encoded by the coding sequence ATGATGGCAGATCAATTTCCCTGGCTAACCGCGATTGTCCTGCTACCATTCATTGCTGCTCTGGTTATCCCGGTGCTACCCGATAAAGACGGCAAGTTGGTACGATGGTATGCCCTGGGCGTGGGAGTTGTAGACTTAATCTTGATGTGTTACGCCTTTTGGCACCATTACGATGCCAGCAACGCTACTTTTCAACTAGAAGAAAATTATAGCTGGATGCCTCAACTAGGTCTGAATTGGGCAGTCGCTGTAGATGGGTTATCAGTTCCCTTTGTACTTTTAGCCGGACTGGTGACAACACTGGCGATTTTTTCAGCTTGGCAAGTTGACCGCCGACCCCGGCTGTTCTATTTCCTGATGCTAGTGCTGTACTCGGCACAGGTAGGCGTATTTGTCGCCAAGGACTTGCTGCTTTTTTTCATTATGTGGGAAGTAGAACTAATTCCTGTCTACCTACTTATCTGCATTTGGGGCGGGCAGAAGCGTCGTTACGCCGCTACCAAGTTTTTGATCTATACGGCTGCGGCTTCTATATTTATTCTGGTAGCAGCATTGGCAATGGGACTTTACGGTGGAGGTAATGTCAGTTTTGATTTAGTTGATTTAGGACTGAAGGATTACCCACTGAATTTAGAACTGCTGCTATATGCAGGATTGCTGATTGCCTTTGGGGTCAAATTAGCTGTGTTCCCCATGCATACTTGGTTGCCAGATGCTCACGGGGAGGCTTCTTCTCCAGTATCGATGATTCTTGCAGGTGTATTGCTAAAGATGGGCGGATACGGATTAATACGCCTGAATTTAGAAATTCTTTCTGATGCACATATTTACTTTGCACCAGTTCTAGCGATTCTGGGAGTTGTCAACATTATCTATGGTGCGTTGAACTCCTTCGCCCAAGGGAATATGAAGCGTCGGCTGGCTTATTCGTCGATTTCTCACATGGGATTTGTCCTCCTGGGTATTGCGTCCTTCACCGATTTGGGCATTAGCGGCGCAATGTTGCAGATGATTTCTCACGGTTTAATTGCTTCGGTGTTGTTCTTCTTGGCAGGTGTGACTTACGATCGCACTCGCACGATGATCATGGATGATCTGGGCGGTATTGGTCAGGTGATGCCGAAAGTATTTGCATTATTTACAATCAGCGCCATGGCTTCCCTGGCTCTTCCTGGTATGAGTGGCTTTGTGGGCGAACTTGCAGTTTTTGTGGGCATAACTACCAGCGATGTCTATAGTTCAGCCTTCTGCATTGTGACTGTCTTTCTGGCCGCAGTGGGAGTTATCCTCACACCAATTTATCTGCTCAACCTGCTGCGAAAGGTCTTTTACGGCAGTAGTGCAGCCCTGATGTGTGACGTTAATAATGCAGCTTTGGAGAATCAGGAGGATGAGGGAACAGCTTGTTTTGGTACTGACTGTCTGCTACCTGATGAAACCATTTATAGCGATGCCAAACCGCGTGAGATATTTATTGCTGCCTGTTTTTTAGTGCTGATTATCGGTATTGGGTTTTACCCCAAGCTGGCTATGCAAATTTATGATGTCAAAACTGTGGCGGTAAATGCTCAGGTGCGCCAATCTCTAATGACTATCTCCCAAACCAATCCCCACGTCTATGCTCAAGGTTTGTTAGTTCCTACAATTGCCACACCGGAAGTAGCGCCCGTTCTGGGAGTTATCAAGTAA
- a CDS encoding ferredoxin--nitrite reductase codes for MTDTVTTNKTNLNKFEKLKAEKDGLAVKAEIEQFASLGWEAMDINDRDHRLKWLGVFFRPVTPGKFMMRMRIPNGVLTSPQLRVLAAVLQRYGDDGSADITTRQNIQLRGIRIEDLPDIFAQFDSVGLTSIQSGMDNVRNITGDPVAGLDADELFDTRQLVQQVQDMLTNKGEGNPEFSNLPRKFNIAIAGGRDNSVHAEINDLAFVPAFKEGSGEWGVGSGEKPEESVFGFNILVGGFFSAKRCEAAIPLNAWVSPEDVVAVCRAVLEVYRDNGLRANRLKSRLMWLLDEWGIEKFRAEVETRLGKTLLPAAAKDEIDWEKRDHIGVYKQKQTGLNYVGLNIPVGRLYAQDMFEIANLAEVYASGEVRLTVEQNVIIPNIPDSRLATFFTETLLQRFPVNPNMLTRSLVSCTGAQFCNFALIETKNRALEMAEALAAELTLTRPVRIHWTGCPNSCGQPQVADIGLMGTKARKNGKPVEGVDIYMGGTVGKDAHLGNCVQKSIPCEDLQPVLRDLLIQHFGAEPNNS; via the coding sequence ATGACAGATACAGTAACTACTAACAAAACCAACCTCAATAAGTTTGAGAAACTCAAAGCCGAGAAAGATGGTCTGGCTGTCAAAGCAGAAATAGAACAGTTTGCTTCTCTAGGCTGGGAAGCAATGGATATAAACGATCGCGACCATCGCCTCAAGTGGCTAGGTGTATTTTTTCGCCCAGTCACCCCAGGTAAGTTTATGATGCGGATGCGGATACCTAACGGTGTTCTCACCAGCCCTCAGTTGCGTGTTTTAGCGGCAGTATTACAGCGTTACGGAGATGATGGCAGTGCTGATATTACTACCAGACAGAATATACAACTGCGAGGAATCAGAATTGAAGATTTACCAGATATTTTTGCTCAATTTGACTCAGTTGGTTTAACCAGCATTCAATCTGGGATGGATAATGTCCGTAATATCACAGGTGATCCTGTGGCTGGGTTAGATGCGGATGAGTTATTTGATACCAGACAATTGGTGCAGCAAGTTCAAGATATGCTCACTAATAAAGGGGAAGGAAACCCAGAGTTTAGCAATTTACCACGAAAATTTAATATTGCGATCGCAGGTGGTCGTGATAATTCAGTTCACGCAGAAATTAACGATTTAGCCTTTGTTCCAGCTTTTAAAGAGGGGAGTGGGGAGTGGGGAGTGGGGAGTGGTGAAAAACCAGAAGAATCAGTCTTCGGCTTTAACATCCTTGTCGGTGGCTTTTTCTCAGCTAAACGCTGTGAAGCGGCGATTCCGCTTAATGCTTGGGTGTCTCCAGAGGATGTAGTAGCTGTATGTAGAGCAGTTTTAGAAGTTTATCGTGACAACGGCTTACGCGCTAATCGCCTCAAGTCTCGCTTAATGTGGCTACTTGATGAATGGGGGATAGAAAAATTTCGTGCTGAAGTAGAAACGCGTTTGGGTAAAACACTGTTACCCGCAGCTGCTAAAGACGAAATTGACTGGGAAAAACGCGACCACATTGGGGTATATAAACAGAAACAAACAGGATTAAACTACGTAGGTTTAAATATTCCAGTGGGGCGGCTGTATGCCCAAGATATGTTTGAAATTGCTAATTTAGCAGAGGTTTACGCCAGTGGAGAGGTTCGGTTGACAGTTGAGCAAAACGTCATCATCCCTAATATTCCTGACTCGCGTTTAGCAACATTTTTCACAGAAACGCTACTACAGAGATTTCCAGTTAACCCCAATATGTTAACGCGATCGCTTGTTTCTTGTACAGGCGCACAGTTTTGTAACTTTGCCCTAATCGAAACCAAAAACCGCGCCTTGGAAATGGCTGAAGCCTTAGCAGCCGAGTTAACCCTGACTCGTCCCGTGCGAATTCACTGGACTGGTTGCCCTAATTCCTGCGGACAGCCTCAAGTTGCAGACATCGGCTTGATGGGAACCAAAGCCCGTAAAAATGGCAAACCTGTAGAAGGCGTAGACATCTATATGGGTGGCACAGTTGGCAAAGACGCGCATTTAGGCAACTGCGTACAAAAAAGCATCCCCTGCGAAGATTTACAGCCTGTATTGCGAGATTTACTGATTCAGCACTTCGGGGCAGAACCGAATAATTCGTAA
- a CDS encoding MFS transporter — protein sequence MFRGLFSFNGRYRILHLTWFAFFLSFVVWFNFAPFQTAIKEALSLTEGQVRTIAICNVALTVPARIIIGMVLDKYGPRITYSILLMYAAIPCLAFASAQNFSQLVISRLALSIVGAGFVIGIRMVAEWFPPKEIGIAEGIYGGWGNFGSAAAAFTLPSLAAATAFFTVGQLNWRLAIALTGIIAAIYGVVYFFNAEDTPSGKVYQRPSRHGGIEVTTKKSFWLLMLTNIPLVGILAVLAWRISKIGLLSPTQLFIVYLLLIGLYLFQAYKCWDVNQELMIGKKQYAAKDRYQFSQVAILELTYFVNFGSELAVVSMLPAFFESTFSLSKVLAGMIAASYAFMNLVARPGGGWVSDTVGSRKWTMTILTGGMGIAYLFMSGVSSNWWLAIAILLTMACSFFVQAGEGSTYAIVPLVKRRITGQIAGNVGAYGNVGAVAYLTLYSFLPAGDVGNQIFFQTLGVSALVVTFLCAFLLKEPQGSFAEHHEGDEPELINEPQRTQRTQRRKEEF from the coding sequence ATGTTTAGAGGATTATTTTCATTCAACGGTCGCTACCGCATCTTGCATCTAACTTGGTTTGCATTCTTTTTATCATTTGTAGTCTGGTTTAACTTTGCACCGTTTCAAACAGCTATTAAAGAAGCACTTAGTTTAACAGAAGGACAAGTTAGAACCATCGCTATTTGTAACGTAGCTCTAACTGTGCCAGCCCGGATTATTATTGGTATGGTTCTAGACAAATATGGACCACGCATTACTTACTCAATCTTGCTGATGTATGCGGCTATTCCCTGTCTGGCTTTTGCTTCAGCCCAAAACTTCAGCCAGTTGGTAATCAGTCGTTTAGCGCTCAGTATAGTCGGTGCTGGGTTTGTAATTGGGATTCGCATGGTTGCTGAATGGTTCCCTCCTAAAGAAATTGGCATTGCAGAGGGAATTTATGGTGGTTGGGGTAATTTTGGTTCAGCAGCTGCGGCTTTTACTTTACCTTCACTAGCAGCGGCGACGGCTTTTTTCACTGTTGGTCAACTTAACTGGCGACTTGCGATCGCATTAACTGGGATAATAGCTGCTATCTATGGCGTGGTCTATTTCTTCAATGCTGAAGATACTCCCTCTGGCAAAGTTTATCAGCGTCCCTCTCGTCACGGTGGCATAGAAGTTACTACCAAGAAAAGCTTTTGGCTATTGATGTTAACCAATATTCCCTTAGTGGGCATTTTAGCCGTATTAGCTTGGCGCATCTCTAAAATTGGTTTACTTTCTCCAACACAGTTATTTATTGTCTACTTGTTGTTAATTGGTCTGTATCTCTTCCAAGCCTATAAATGCTGGGATGTAAATCAAGAATTAATGATTGGTAAAAAACAATATGCTGCTAAAGACCGTTATCAGTTTTCGCAAGTAGCAATTTTAGAACTAACTTATTTTGTCAACTTTGGTTCAGAGTTAGCAGTTGTTTCTATGCTACCGGCGTTTTTTGAATCTACTTTCAGTCTCAGCAAAGTATTAGCAGGGATGATTGCTGCTAGTTACGCATTCATGAATTTAGTTGCACGTCCTGGCGGTGGTTGGGTTTCGGATACTGTCGGGAGTCGTAAATGGACAATGACTATACTCACTGGTGGTATGGGTATTGCTTATCTGTTTATGAGTGGTGTCAGTAGTAATTGGTGGTTAGCCATAGCAATTTTACTGACTATGGCTTGTTCATTTTTTGTCCAAGCTGGAGAAGGTTCTACTTATGCGATCGTGCCTTTGGTGAAGCGGCGAATTACTGGACAAATTGCGGGGAATGTTGGTGCTTACGGCAATGTTGGCGCTGTGGCTTACTTGACTTTATACAGTTTTTTACCAGCAGGTGATGTTGGGAACCAAATATTTTTTCAGACTCTGGGTGTGAGTGCGTTGGTTGTGACTTTCCTTTGTGCTTTTTTGCTGAAGGAACCTCAAGGTTCTTTTGCTGAACACCATGAGGGTGATGAACCAGAATTGATAAACGAACCGCAAAGGACGCAAAGGACACAAAGAAGGAAGGAAGAGTTTTAG
- a CDS encoding molybdopterin oxidoreductase family protein — MTEFTKTLCPYCGVGCGLEVSPPAQLAKATNRDSQGNPIWRVRGDKSHPSSKGMVCVKGATIAESLDKNRLHYPMVRDSLDQEFLRVSWDDVFNIITQHIQKVRSTQGSEAICMYGSGQFQTEDYYIAQKLFKGCLGTNNFDANSRLCMSSAVSGYIQSFGSDGPPCCYEDLDLTDCAFLIGTNTAECHPIVFNRLVKHHKKNRHVKMIVVDPRRTPTAEAADLHLAIRPGTDIDLMNGMAHLLMHWNYIDIGFIDDCTSNFSEYAEVIRHYTPDVAARQCGISIEDLETAAKYWGESQRVLSLWSMGVNQSSEGTAKVRTIINLHLMTGQVGKPGAGPFSLTGQPNAMGGREAGGLAHLLPGYRLVKNPQHRAEVEEFWGLKPGQISPHPGLTAWDMITGLENDAVGLLWIAATNPAVSMPDLERTKKALWRSPLTIYQDAYYPTETSAYAHILLPAAQWSEKTGVMTNSERTVTLCQAFRQPPREAKADWEIFAEVGRRLGFEKEFAFANSSQVYAEFVQLTGDRLCDMTGISHEQLQIQGPTQWPHPNQGSGEWGVTSTALSNRGSGESKRLYTDLRFRTPDGRARFGAYYSKGLAEPPDYNYPFVLTTGRLYGHWHTQTRTGHIEKIRKMHPEPFIEIHPRDAARLEITENQIVEVRSRRGKTKFPAKITKAIAPGTVFIPMHWGALWADDAEANTLTHPESCPDSLQPELKACAVQLTPINAKLVVGQHQLQGCVVD; from the coding sequence ATGACTGAATTTACTAAAACTCTTTGTCCTTACTGTGGTGTGGGTTGTGGACTGGAGGTTTCACCGCCGGCGCAATTGGCAAAAGCAACTAATCGAGATAGTCAGGGAAATCCAATTTGGCGGGTACGGGGTGATAAATCTCATCCTTCAAGTAAAGGGATGGTTTGTGTTAAGGGTGCAACTATTGCTGAATCTTTAGATAAAAACAGATTACATTACCCGATGGTGCGCGATTCTTTAGATCAGGAGTTTCTCCGGGTGAGTTGGGATGACGTTTTTAATATTATTACGCAACACATCCAGAAGGTACGCAGCACTCAGGGATCAGAAGCTATTTGTATGTATGGTTCTGGTCAGTTTCAAACTGAAGATTACTACATAGCTCAGAAACTTTTTAAAGGATGTCTGGGTACTAATAATTTTGATGCCAATTCGCGTTTATGTATGTCTAGTGCTGTGTCTGGATATATTCAAAGTTTTGGCTCGGATGGACCACCTTGCTGTTATGAAGATTTAGATTTAACTGATTGTGCCTTTTTAATTGGTACGAATACGGCGGAATGTCACCCCATCGTTTTTAACAGGTTGGTAAAACATCACAAAAAAAATCGCCATGTCAAAATGATTGTGGTTGATCCTCGGCGCACACCAACGGCTGAAGCTGCTGATTTACATTTAGCTATTCGTCCCGGTACGGATATTGATTTGATGAATGGGATGGCTCATTTATTGATGCACTGGAACTATATTGATATCGGTTTTATTGATGATTGCACCAGCAATTTTTCTGAGTATGCTGAGGTGATTCGTCATTACACCCCAGACGTTGCGGCTCGTCAATGTGGTATCAGTATTGAAGATTTAGAAACCGCAGCTAAATACTGGGGCGAATCTCAACGGGTGCTTTCTCTGTGGTCAATGGGTGTGAATCAATCCAGTGAAGGTACGGCTAAGGTCAGAACTATCATTAATCTGCATTTAATGACTGGACAAGTTGGTAAGCCAGGTGCGGGACCTTTCTCTCTCACGGGTCAGCCGAATGCGATGGGAGGACGGGAAGCTGGGGGTTTAGCCCATTTGTTACCGGGTTATCGTTTGGTGAAAAATCCCCAACACCGCGCCGAAGTTGAAGAGTTTTGGGGATTAAAACCTGGGCAAATTTCACCTCATCCCGGTTTAACTGCTTGGGATATGATTACTGGTTTGGAAAATGATGCTGTGGGTTTACTGTGGATTGCGGCGACTAATCCGGCTGTGAGTATGCCAGATTTAGAAAGAACCAAAAAGGCTTTATGGCGATCGCCTTTAACAATTTACCAAGACGCATATTATCCCACAGAAACCTCTGCTTACGCTCACATTCTTTTACCCGCAGCCCAGTGGAGTGAAAAAACTGGCGTGATGACTAATTCTGAAAGAACGGTGACTTTGTGTCAAGCTTTCCGCCAACCGCCCAGAGAAGCCAAAGCTGATTGGGAAATTTTCGCTGAGGTGGGGCGTAGATTGGGTTTTGAGAAAGAATTTGCCTTTGCTAACTCATCTCAAGTTTATGCCGAGTTTGTGCAATTGACAGGCGATCGCCTCTGCGATATGACTGGTATTAGTCATGAACAATTACAAATCCAAGGCCCCACTCAATGGCCTCATCCAAACCAGGGGAGTGGGGAGTGGGGAGTTACTTCGACTGCGCTCAGTAACCGGGGGAGTGGGGAATCTAAACGTCTTTATACTGATTTACGTTTCCGCACACCAGACGGACGCGCCCGATTTGGAGCATATTATTCTAAGGGTTTGGCAGAACCACCAGATTATAATTATCCTTTTGTCTTGACAACTGGGCGACTTTACGGACATTGGCACACGCAAACGCGCACGGGACACATTGAGAAAATTCGGAAAATGCACCCGGAACCATTTATTGAAATTCATCCCCGTGATGCTGCTAGGTTAGAAATTACAGAAAATCAAATCGTGGAAGTGCGATCGCGTCGGGGTAAAACGAAATTTCCTGCTAAAATTACTAAAGCGATCGCACCAGGGACAGTATTTATTCCCATGCACTGGGGGGCTTTATGGGCAGACGATGCCGAAGCCAACACCCTCACCCATCCTGAATCTTGCCCAGATTCACTACAACCAGAATTAAAAGCTTGTGCTGTACAACTAACCCCAATCAATGCAAAGTTAGTAGTGGGACAACATCAACTGCAAGGCTGTGTTGTCGATTAG
- a CDS encoding phosphate-starvation-inducible PsiE family protein — protein MRHLFRKIGNLAREENFMHLIENIEVLVAKVLSLAMVVVIVAAIIDLGVYLINQLFASSYGQFNQVLFTIFGLFLNVLIALEILENITAYLRKHVVHVELVIVTSLIAVARKIIILDLEKVTGSTIIGLGVAVLSLSIAYWIIRNSNIRH, from the coding sequence ATGAGGCATCTATTCAGAAAAATTGGGAATCTTGCTAGAGAAGAAAATTTTATGCATCTCATAGAAAATATTGAGGTGCTTGTCGCTAAGGTATTATCACTGGCAATGGTAGTGGTAATTGTAGCCGCAATCATTGATTTAGGTGTTTACCTAATCAATCAATTATTTGCTAGCAGTTATGGTCAATTCAATCAAGTATTATTTACAATTTTTGGTTTATTTTTAAACGTTTTAATCGCTTTAGAGATATTAGAAAATATCACAGCTTATCTGCGAAAACACGTTGTACACGTTGAGTTAGTCATTGTTACTTCTTTAATTGCAGTTGCACGAAAAATTATTATTCTTGATTTAGAAAAAGTCACAGGTAGTACTATTATTGGTCTAGGAGTTGCAGTTTTATCTTTATCAATTGCTTATTGGATTATTCGTAATAGCAATATTAGGCATTAA